The sequence GGCTCAATCAGCCGACTTCGGCCAACAACGTCCGCATCGACGTGAGTGCTGATGGAACCATTAACCTCCTCGACATGCTGACCATCCGCAACCACCTCAACCTGGTCGTTCCGCGGATGCCGGTACTCAAGGCGTACAGCAACAGCGGGTGCTTAGCGAGCAACTCTGCCAAGAGAAGTACGGCGGCCACCAACAGCCTGTGCGGCGATGATGAGATCGCCGTCACCATCGAAGGCAACGCGCTGAGGGTGGTCCACAAGAACGCGGCGTACAACTGCTGTCTGACCGAAATCCGCACTACGCTCACCGTGGTCGGCCGAACACTGCGGCTGACCGAGACGGAGTACGTTCCTGCGCCGTGCAAGTGCCTGTGCTGCTACGAATCCTGCTCGACGATCGCCAACCTGGCCCCCGGAAGCTACACCGTCGAGCTCTTCTGGCGGGATGACGAAACCCAAGGCCCGCGCTGTCTCTCTCAGGAAATCATCATCCCGTAGACGTCCATCCCGCCAAGCACGCCCGTGGTCCCAGGCCGTCCGCGGCACGAGTCGCCGTTCTCCGCCGCGCGATGGCGGTTGTCGGCCATGGCGTTCAGCTCGTACCCCTGGCCGCTCGCACGCGTTTCAGGAACTCCTCGGCCGTTGCCTTGATGGCCGCGAAGTCCCGGTTCTTGAGCGCCGCCTTGGTGACCAGGGAGGATCCGACGCCGACGGCCGCCGAACCGGCCTTGATGAAATCGGCTACCGTCTCCAGGGTCACGCCGCCAGTGGGGATTAGCTTGATCTGGGGGAATGGCCCGCGCAGGTCGCGGATGAACGTCGCCCCGAGCGATGTGGTGGGGAAGACCTTGACCATGTCGGCTCCGGCTTGCCAAGCTCGGACGATCTCGGTTGGGGTCATGGCCCCGGGGAAGACCGGCACTCCCTCTCGCCGGCAGAGCTCGATCGTCGGGAGGTCGGTGATCGGTGCGACCACGAACTGGGCACCCGCCAGAATAGCGGCGTTGGCTGTAGGCGCGTCCAGCACGGTTCCGACGCCGATCGCCGCCGAATCGCCG comes from Phycisphaerae bacterium and encodes:
- the eda gene encoding bifunctional 4-hydroxy-2-oxoglutarate aldolase/2-dehydro-3-deoxy-phosphogluconate aldolase, giving the protein MTRIDVLQQIESAGVVAIIRASSSEQLIDVVEALRAGGIACIEVTMTTPNALEVIRNARQACGDSAAIGVGTVLDAPTANAAILAGAQFVVAPITDLPTIELCRREGVPVFPGAMTPTEIVRAWQAGADMVKVFPTTSLGATFIRDLRGPFPQIKLIPTGGVTLETVADFIKAGSAAVGVGSSLVTKAALKNRDFAAIKATAEEFLKRVRAARGTS